CATAGATGCATCAGGACATTCTAGGATGACATTTGGTATAAACCCATGTCGTTTACATTCATTAATGATGATTTCAAACTGACCTTTACCATTAATACGGTGTAATAATAACAATGGAAAGTCTTTTATTTCGTTCATTTTTACTGATGTTCGATCCCCGATACGTTCTTTCCACGATTTTGGAATAACAAGTACATATGGTTCTTTTGGGAGAGATAGCATTGAAAATTCAACATCGGTTCTCTCAAGTGGTAGTCTTGTTATAGCGATGTCAATCGACCTTTTCGTAAGAAGCTCACAAATATGAAATGTATCACCTTCACGTAGTTGAAAAGTTACTAGGGGATACTTTTCTCTAAAGTTTTGAATTCGTTTCGGTAAATAAGAAAAACATGATTTACTGGCTCCTACAGCAATAACCCCTTTTAGTCCTTCACCTGTTTCTTTAACTTCAACAATGGTTTCATCCATTTGAGATAAAATTTTTATTGCTTTCTTATAAAGAACTAATCCACATTCAGTTAACTCCATATTACGACCATTACGCTCAAATAATTTTACTTCAAGTTCTTCTTCTAATTGTTTTAGTTGTTGACTTAATGGCGGTTGTGCCATGTGCAGCTTCTTAGCAGCACGAGTAATTTGTCCTTCCTGGACAATTGTACAAAAGTAATGCAATTGTTTAATATCCATTTATGTTCCTCCTTCTCTAGATAACTAACATACTTACTAATCAGGTGTTAATAGGTTTTACTTCTAACATGTTGCGTGTTCTGAAGTATATGTTTTTCGTATGGAAAACAAATTTTATCTATATTTTTCATATAACATAGCACATGTTAATCTATTTATGAAAGGGCTTTCAAAAAATTTAAATATCAAAAGTTATTTTTAAGAGAATAAGAGGAGGAATAAATTCATGTCAAGATTCGCAGAAGCAAAGCAAAAATTTAGAGGTTCAATTGCACCAATTGTTACACCATTTAATGAAGACAACTCCATAGATTTTAAATCCTTTGAAAATCTTATAAATTGGCACATTGAAAATGGAACACATGGTATCTCTGTAACAGGTACAACAGGTGAACCAAGTTCATTAACAGTTGAAGAAAGAGTCCAAGTAATGGAAGCTGCAGTTAAAACAATTAACGGCAGAGTACCATTCATCCCTGGAACAGGTTCAACAAACCATGAGGAAACTCTTTACTTAACAAAGAAAGCACAAGAGATCGGTGCTGATGGAGCAATGGTCATTGTGCCTTATTATAATAAGCCTTCACAACATGCTTTATATAAGCATTTTAAAGCGGTAGCAGATTCAGTTGATATTCCAATTATTATTTATAACATCCCTGGGCGTACAGCAACAAATCTACAAGTTGGCACATTAGCTAAATTAAGCAAAGATTGTCCAAATATAATCGGAGTAAAAGAATCCAATAAAGATTTCGAACATATTAACCGGGTGTTACACGAATGTGGAAGAGACTTTCTTCTTTATTCAGGGATCGAGTTACTTTGCTTCCCGATGTTAGCAATCGGTGGTGCTGGTCACATTAGTGCAACAGCAAATATTGTGCCGGATAAAGTAGCAGAAATTTATGATGCTTGGAATGAAGGAGATGTACAAAGAGCACAAGATCTTCATTTTGAGTTAATGGAATTAAATGACGTGCTTTTTAAGGATACAAATCCAGCTCCACTTAAAGCTGCAATGGGTATGATGGGAACAATTAAACCAATATTAAGATTGCCTATGGACCTTCCAACACAAGAATTACAGGATGAAGTTCGAGAAGTACTAAATAAATATGTTGAACTGCCAGATGGTGTCGTATCTAAATAAAGTCAACCTATTATAAGAGGTGAGAGAGATTGGTAAACCATATAACAGAAAGAAATAGTAAAGAAACTAGTTTACAAGTGAAAGATGTAGATTTATATATTAATGGGGAATTTGTAAAGTCGGAATCCTCAACTACTTTCCAAAATAATAGTCCATTTACGAATAAGGTAATCAATCAGATTGCTGAAGGGCGAAAAGAGGATATTAAGAAGGCTGTTACAGCAGCAAAAGATGCATTCGAACAAACTTGGAGTAAGTTAAAGATTGCTGAAAGAATGACGTATATTAACAAAATTGCTGATGTCATTGATGAAGAAATTGAAGAGATTGCAGTATTAGAATCAATTGACACTGGATTACCGATTAGCCAAACAAGAAAAATGGTTGCTCGTGCTGCTACTAATTTCAGATTCTATGCCAAGATGGTTGAATCTAAACTTCATGGTGAAGCCTATCAACAGGATGATGAGTTTATTAACTATACAGTCTATAAACCTTTAGGTGTTGTAGGACTTATTACTCCATGGAATGCACCATTTATGCTTGAAACATGGAAGGTAGCGCCGGCGCTTGCAACAGGTAATACAGTTGTGCTTAAGCCAGCAGAGCTTTCTCCATTAACAGCAAATAAATTAGCCGAAGTCATTGATAAAGCAGGTTTACCAAAAGGAGTATTTAACGTAGTACATGGTTTTGGTGAAACAGCAGGTGCTGCCCTAGTTGAGCATCCAGATGTAGAAGCGATCTCCTTTACTGGTGAAACAGTTACGGGTAGCACAATCATTAAAAATGCTGCAGATACACTAAAGAAAACATCGATGGAACTAGGCGGTAAATCACCATTAATTGTTTTCGATGACGCTGATCTAGATCGTGCTCTAGATGCAGCTGTATGGGGAATCTTCTCTTTCAATGGAGAGCGTTGTACTGCTAACTCAAGAGTGTTCTTACACAAAAATATTAAAGATCAATTTGTTGAAGCGTTAAAAGAACGAGTATTTAACATAAAAATTGGTGATCCAATGGATCCTAGTACACAACTTGGTCCACTCATTGAAACAGAACACTTCAATAAAGTAACTAACTTTATTAAGATTGCTAAACAAGAAGGTTGTGAGGTTGTTCAAGGAACAGTACCAGAGGAATTAAAAGCTGGAAATTTTGTTCCACCAACATTACTACTTAATGCAACAAATGATATGCAAGTTTGCCAGGAAGAAATCTTCGGTCCAGTCATGGCTGTTATTGAATTTGAAACAGAAGAAGAAGTGATAGCTGCAGCAAATGACGTGAAGTATGGCCTAGCTGGATATGTTTGGACAAATGATATAAAACGAGGACATCGTGTTGCACAAGCAGTTGAAGCAGGAATGCTATGGATCAACTCACAAAATACTCGTGATTTACGTATTCCGTTCGGTGGAACAAAAGCAAGCGGAATCGGACGTGAGGGTGGACATTATGCCATTTTTGAATTCTATACAGAACCTAAGGTCATTCATGTTGCATTAGGTGATCATCATATTCCACAGTTTGGAAAAAATAAATAAGGTAAACAACACAAGGGAGGAATTAATCATGGGGGCAAAAACAGGTAAGGAATATATCGAACGCTTAAAAAAGGCAAATAATAATATTTATATTCACGGTGAAAGAGTTAAGGATGTGACTGAACACCCAGGTTTAAAAGGTGTTGTTCAATCCATGGCAAACCTTTATGACTTACAATTTGAAAAGCCTGAAAAAATGTTATACACATCTCCAACTACAGGTGAAAAAGTAGGGACAACATTCTTACAACCAAGAACAATTGATGACATTGTAGCAAGAAGAGAAGCGATTCAGGAGTGGGCATTAACGAATGGTGGAATGATGGGGCGTTCTCCAGATTATTTAAATGCGGAAGTCATGGCAATGGGTGTTTCAAATGAGTTGTTTGGTGAAGCAGATCCAATGTTTGCAGAAAATGCACGCAAATATTACGAGTTTGCTAGAGAAAACGACATCAGCTTAACACATACATTAATTCACCCACAGGTTAACCGTGCAAAAGCACAGCATGAACAAAAAGATGCAAACGTCGCTCTTCACCTTGTCGAGAAAACAAATGAAGGAATTATTGTTGATGGAATTCGTTTATTAGCTACTCAAGGTGGAATTACAGATGAAATCTTAGTATTCCCATCAACGGTTAAAAAAGCTGGAGAAGAGGATGATCCATATTCATTAGCGTTTGCGATTCCAAATAATACACCAGGTCTGAAATTTATTAGCCGAGAGTCTTTTGATTATGGAAAAAATGCTTATGATCACCCACTTTCTTCAAGATTTGAAGAAGGAGATGCGATTGTCTCTTTTGAGAACGTTTTCGTACCTTGGGAGCGAGTGTTTGTTTGTGGTAACTCATCTATTTGTAATCGTACATTCCGTGAAACAAATGCAGTTGTTCATATGTCACACCAAGTTGTATCTAAAAACATTATTAAAACTGAATTTTTATTAGGTGTTGCATTATCAGTAATGGATGCGATTGGAATTGATCAATTCCAACACGTTAAAGACAAAGGAACAGAGATCATGCTTACTTTAGAGGCAATGAAATCTCACCTTTATCGTGCAGAGCATAATGCAAAACTAGATAAATGGGGAACAATGACTCCTGATTATGAAGCTTTAGACGCTGCTCGTAACTGGTTCCCAAGAGTTTATCCACGCCTAGTCGAAATCTTACGGGTATTAGGTGCATCTGGATTAATGGGTATTCCAACGGAAGCCGATTTTAATAATGAAGAAATTGGTCAAATTATTCATAGAGGACTTCAAGGTAAAAATTTAGAGGGCTATGAGCGTGTTCAATTATTCCGCTTAGCTTGGGATATTACCATGAGCGCCTTCGGTAGCAGACAAATGCATTATGAGTACTACTTCTTTGGTGATCCAATTCGTATGGGAATGACATATTTCGATAACTATCAAGTAAAGGATCAATTAAAAGATAGAGTAACAGATTTCCTTGGAAAAGCAGCAAAAAATACAAATTCTAGTTTTCTTAATGTATAAGGGGGAGCTTTAAATGAATTTTGATATTATTCGTACGGCAAGAGCGATTCTTCATGTTACAGATTTAGAAAAATCAAGAGATTTCTATTTAAGAGGACTTGGATTTATCGAGACTGAGTCTGATAACTCAACGATTTACTTAAGAGGATTAGAGGAGCATGTACACCATAGCTTAGTTTTGAAAAAAGCGGACACTCCAGCTGTTGAAGTAATGAGCTATAAAGTTCGCTCTGAAGCCGATCTAGATTCATTAGCGGTATTTTTTGAGCAACGTGGTCACAAGGTGAAGTGGTTAGAAGAAGGTACTCAACATGCTGTTGGTCGTGCGTTTAGAACACAAGATTTATCAGGCTTACCAGTGGAATACTTTGCAAAAATGGACACAGTTGAAAGAATGCTTCAACGATATGACTTATATCAAGGTGCTAAGGTTCAACGCATTGATCATTTTAATAACATGGTTCCAGATGTTGAAAAGGCACACGACTTCTATATTAATGCATTAGGCTTTGCATGTTCAGAATATACAGCATCTGAAGAAGGGAAAATTTGGGCAGCATGGTTACACAGAAAACCAAGTGTTCATGATGTTGCATTTATGAATGGTCAAGGTCCTCGCTTACATCATATTGGTTTCTGGTTAAGCGACCCAATGAGTTTAATTCATGGATGTGATGTTTTAGCTTCTATTGGTTATTCTGACAGTATTGAACGTGGACCTGCAAGACACGGATTATCAAATGCGTTCTTCTTATACTTAAGAGATCCAGATGGACATCGTATTGAGTTGTACAATGGAGATTATTTAACGAGTGATCCTGACTTTAAACCAGTTCGTTGGGACTTTAATGATAAGAGAAGACAAACTTTCTGGGGAGCTGAGGCACCAGATAGCTGGTTCAACGAAGCTTCAACAGTATTAGATGTTCATACAGGTGAACCTGTTAAAATAGAAGCTGCAAAGTTAAAGCAACATAAGCCAGTATTTGTTATATAAGGAAACCTAGAGAGAGCTACTACTACTTTGAGAAACAATTATAAAGTTCTCTCTTTGTTCTACCTTAAAAAGGAGGTGCTACTTTGAAAACACTAGGTGCGACGACTTACAGAAGAAGATTATTTATTAACGGAAAATGGATTCAATCTCAAAATTATGTAACTTTAAAATCTCCTTATACATTAGAACCTATTGCAGAGATTCCTAATGCTACTGATGATGAACTTGAGCAGGCAATTGCTGCTGCTTATTCTGCAAGAGAAACAATGAGAAAAATGCCCATTCACCAAAGATCTACAATACTTGAACGACTGGTATCCCTTTTGTCAGAAAGGTTCGAGGAAGCTGCACAGTTGATTGCACTTGAAGCTGCAAAACCAATCAGAACTGCAAGAGAAGAAGTTAAACGAACCATACAAACATATAAATTTGCTGCCGGGGAAGCAAATCGAATTGGTGGTGAAACTCTACCTTTGGATGCAGCTCCAGGTGGTGAAAACCGTTTAGCTTACACAGTAAGAGAACCTCTAGGTGTAGTTGGTGCGATAACACCCTTTAATTTTCCAATGAATTTAGTTGCACACAAAATTGGTCCCGCTATTGCAACAGGAAACTCGATTGTATTAAAACCAGCTACACAAACACCACTTTCAGCCTTCTTTTTAGCTGAACTTTTACAAGAAGCAGGCTTACCTGATGGAGCATTAAATGTTGTAACAGGCAGTGGAAGAGTTGTCGGTGAAGGAATGGTAGTGGATAACCGAGTAAATATGATTACATTTACCGGTAGTCCTGAGGTAGGAATCGGCATACGAAATAAAGCAGGCTTAAAAAGAGTTACTCTTGAATTAGGTTCAAATGCAGCCGTTATCCTTGATAAAGGAATTCAGATTGAGAAAGTAGTAAAAAGATGTGTTCTAGGAGCATTTAGTAACCAAGGCCAAGTGTGTATATCACTTCAACGTATCTATGTACATGAAGAGATATATCAAGACTTTGTGAATCAATTTGTAGCAGAAACAAAAGGGTTAAAGGGTGGCGATCCATTAAATGAGGAAACAGATATTTCAGCGTTGATTTCTCAAAATGATGTCACTAGGTCTCTTAC
This Metabacillus endolithicus DNA region includes the following protein-coding sequences:
- a CDS encoding LysR family transcriptional regulator; the protein is MDIKQLHYFCTIVQEGQITRAAKKLHMAQPPLSQQLKQLEEELEVKLFERNGRNMELTECGLVLYKKAIKILSQMDETIVEVKETGEGLKGVIAVGASKSCFSYLPKRIQNFREKYPLVTFQLREGDTFHICELLTKRSIDIAITRLPLERTDVEFSMLSLPKEPYVLVIPKSWKERIGDRTSVKMNEIKDFPLLLLHRINGKGQFEIIINECKRHGFIPNVILECPDASMILSLVDSEVGATIVPQSTLSSIHLSNTITLQLEDSEIMSESAVIWLKDRYLSKSAKHFLDTFLETANIF
- the hpaI gene encoding 2,4-dihydroxyhept-2-ene-1,7-dioic acid aldolase, with amino-acid sequence MSRFAEAKQKFRGSIAPIVTPFNEDNSIDFKSFENLINWHIENGTHGISVTGTTGEPSSLTVEERVQVMEAAVKTINGRVPFIPGTGSTNHEETLYLTKKAQEIGADGAMVIVPYYNKPSQHALYKHFKAVADSVDIPIIIYNIPGRTATNLQVGTLAKLSKDCPNIIGVKESNKDFEHINRVLHECGRDFLLYSGIELLCFPMLAIGGAGHISATANIVPDKVAEIYDAWNEGDVQRAQDLHFELMELNDVLFKDTNPAPLKAAMGMMGTIKPILRLPMDLPTQELQDEVREVLNKYVELPDGVVSK
- the hpaE gene encoding 5-carboxymethyl-2-hydroxymuconate semialdehyde dehydrogenase, with translation MTERNSKETSLQVKDVDLYINGEFVKSESSTTFQNNSPFTNKVINQIAEGRKEDIKKAVTAAKDAFEQTWSKLKIAERMTYINKIADVIDEEIEEIAVLESIDTGLPISQTRKMVARAATNFRFYAKMVESKLHGEAYQQDDEFINYTVYKPLGVVGLITPWNAPFMLETWKVAPALATGNTVVLKPAELSPLTANKLAEVIDKAGLPKGVFNVVHGFGETAGAALVEHPDVEAISFTGETVTGSTIIKNAADTLKKTSMELGGKSPLIVFDDADLDRALDAAVWGIFSFNGERCTANSRVFLHKNIKDQFVEALKERVFNIKIGDPMDPSTQLGPLIETEHFNKVTNFIKIAKQEGCEVVQGTVPEELKAGNFVPPTLLLNATNDMQVCQEEIFGPVMAVIEFETEEEVIAAANDVKYGLAGYVWTNDIKRGHRVAQAVEAGMLWINSQNTRDLRIPFGGTKASGIGREGGHYAIFEFYTEPKVIHVALGDHHIPQFGKNK
- the hpaB gene encoding 4-hydroxyphenylacetate 3-monooxygenase, oxygenase component — translated: MGAKTGKEYIERLKKANNNIYIHGERVKDVTEHPGLKGVVQSMANLYDLQFEKPEKMLYTSPTTGEKVGTTFLQPRTIDDIVARREAIQEWALTNGGMMGRSPDYLNAEVMAMGVSNELFGEADPMFAENARKYYEFARENDISLTHTLIHPQVNRAKAQHEQKDANVALHLVEKTNEGIIVDGIRLLATQGGITDEILVFPSTVKKAGEEDDPYSLAFAIPNNTPGLKFISRESFDYGKNAYDHPLSSRFEEGDAIVSFENVFVPWERVFVCGNSSICNRTFRETNAVVHMSHQVVSKNIIKTEFLLGVALSVMDAIGIDQFQHVKDKGTEIMLTLEAMKSHLYRAEHNAKLDKWGTMTPDYEALDAARNWFPRVYPRLVEILRVLGASGLMGIPTEADFNNEEIGQIIHRGLQGKNLEGYERVQLFRLAWDITMSAFGSRQMHYEYYFFGDPIRMGMTYFDNYQVKDQLKDRVTDFLGKAAKNTNSSFLNV
- the hpaD gene encoding 3,4-dihydroxyphenylacetate 2,3-dioxygenase, whose product is MNFDIIRTARAILHVTDLEKSRDFYLRGLGFIETESDNSTIYLRGLEEHVHHSLVLKKADTPAVEVMSYKVRSEADLDSLAVFFEQRGHKVKWLEEGTQHAVGRAFRTQDLSGLPVEYFAKMDTVERMLQRYDLYQGAKVQRIDHFNNMVPDVEKAHDFYINALGFACSEYTASEEGKIWAAWLHRKPSVHDVAFMNGQGPRLHHIGFWLSDPMSLIHGCDVLASIGYSDSIERGPARHGLSNAFFLYLRDPDGHRIELYNGDYLTSDPDFKPVRWDFNDKRRQTFWGAEAPDSWFNEASTVLDVHTGEPVKIEAAKLKQHKPVFVI
- a CDS encoding aldehyde dehydrogenase family protein, with the translated sequence MKTLGATTYRRRLFINGKWIQSQNYVTLKSPYTLEPIAEIPNATDDELEQAIAAAYSARETMRKMPIHQRSTILERLVSLLSERFEEAAQLIALEAAKPIRTAREEVKRTIQTYKFAAGEANRIGGETLPLDAAPGGENRLAYTVREPLGVVGAITPFNFPMNLVAHKIGPAIATGNSIVLKPATQTPLSAFFLAELLQEAGLPDGALNVVTGSGRVVGEGMVVDNRVNMITFTGSPEVGIGIRNKAGLKRVTLELGSNAAVILDKGIQIEKVVKRCVLGAFSNQGQVCISLQRIYVHEEIYQDFVNQFVAETKGLKGGDPLNEETDISALISQNDVTRSLTWIQEAKDGGADILTGGYADSTVLLPTVIVNVNPNLNVSCQEVFAPIAIINKMNSVQEAVEQVNNSRYGLQAGIYTNDINLALEAVEQLEVGGVLVNDIPTFRVDHMPYGGVKESGTGKEGIKYAIEEMTEMKLVIFNRN